A genomic stretch from Kribbella amoyensis includes:
- a CDS encoding sensor histidine kinase, with translation MAAEAGPMSLVRRVRDLFADPAGDVVLAVLAVGLTQLWFLRCTDDWVYARLGFPLLVAVVPVLIALCRIEPMVAAMGLAAGAFGSLLIGNVNWVVVAGCCLALWWLPARCDWRTVLVTVAAVTGLPFLLGLVRLELVAVALPNVREAINGEGGALIAMSRGIAWERYERIYNLSWPWWFSALFLLVGAGSWLWWSLHSERGEVKPEWQRRQDLAAFLRRPDRALVLDTLLGSVMSALILLDLVRDVAKDSNWWTAPGWMPYAIAYSALTLVVRRRRPAIPVVVLGIAALLTYWQTWDSWSVLGALGLAVYSLAAGRLKFRWILVTAIGVLGALPLIARVVRYPQLTLVFPELDRQPFDFGTSGDGQLHNLAYEAVVDRKWPVSLSLLLLLPLSVGFLARLYRRNREASEREAALERAAAEQDAAQVVLTERSHIARDLHDVVAHAVNLMVIQAETGPDLVARGDQDVLAGFQRIGDAGRRALGELDRMLSALRDADGVPDPELTPQPGLAELRWLVADVAHDGLAVELSVQGETELAPTGHQLAAYRLVQEALTNVVRHAAATEVMVTLRVDAEELRVEISDNGHGFDPEAARAAGRHGLAGMRERVRIHHGTLAIDSVPGRGTTIAALIPLTAKVAR, from the coding sequence GTGGCCGCAGAGGCAGGGCCGATGAGCCTGGTCCGGCGGGTGCGCGACCTGTTCGCCGACCCGGCAGGTGACGTCGTGCTGGCTGTGCTGGCCGTCGGGCTGACCCAGCTGTGGTTCCTGCGGTGCACCGACGACTGGGTCTACGCCCGGCTCGGCTTTCCGCTTCTGGTAGCGGTCGTGCCGGTACTGATCGCGCTCTGCCGGATCGAGCCGATGGTCGCCGCGATGGGGCTGGCTGCCGGTGCGTTCGGGTCCCTGCTGATCGGCAACGTCAACTGGGTCGTGGTGGCCGGCTGCTGCCTCGCGCTGTGGTGGTTGCCGGCGCGGTGCGACTGGCGGACCGTTCTGGTGACGGTCGCTGCGGTCACGGGGCTCCCGTTCTTGCTCGGCCTCGTCCGCCTCGAACTGGTCGCGGTCGCCTTGCCGAACGTCCGCGAGGCGATCAACGGCGAGGGCGGCGCGCTGATCGCGATGTCGCGCGGGATCGCCTGGGAGCGGTACGAGCGGATCTACAACCTGTCCTGGCCGTGGTGGTTCTCAGCGCTCTTCCTGCTCGTCGGAGCCGGCTCCTGGCTGTGGTGGTCACTGCACAGCGAGCGGGGCGAGGTGAAGCCCGAGTGGCAGCGGCGGCAAGACCTGGCCGCGTTCCTCCGCCGACCGGACCGGGCGCTGGTGCTGGACACCTTGCTGGGCTCGGTCATGAGCGCGCTCATCCTGCTGGACCTGGTCCGCGACGTCGCCAAGGACAGCAACTGGTGGACTGCCCCGGGCTGGATGCCGTACGCCATCGCGTACTCGGCCCTCACCCTCGTCGTACGACGTCGCCGGCCGGCGATCCCCGTGGTCGTGCTGGGGATCGCCGCTCTGCTGACGTACTGGCAGACCTGGGACAGCTGGTCGGTGCTGGGCGCTCTCGGCCTGGCCGTGTACTCGCTGGCGGCCGGGCGGCTCAAGTTCCGATGGATCCTGGTGACCGCGATCGGCGTGCTCGGCGCGTTGCCGCTGATCGCCCGGGTCGTCCGCTACCCGCAGCTGACCCTGGTCTTCCCCGAGCTGGACCGGCAACCGTTCGACTTCGGGACTTCCGGGGACGGCCAACTGCACAACCTTGCCTACGAGGCAGTGGTCGACCGGAAATGGCCGGTGTCCCTCTCCTTGCTCCTGTTGCTGCCGTTGTCCGTCGGCTTCCTGGCCAGGCTCTACCGTCGCAATCGGGAGGCGTCGGAGCGCGAGGCCGCATTGGAACGCGCCGCGGCCGAGCAGGACGCGGCACAGGTCGTACTGACCGAGCGGTCGCACATCGCCAGGGACCTGCACGACGTGGTGGCGCACGCGGTGAATCTGATGGTCATCCAGGCCGAGACCGGCCCGGACCTGGTCGCGCGGGGTGACCAGGACGTGCTGGCCGGCTTCCAGCGGATCGGTGACGCCGGCCGGCGGGCGCTGGGAGAGCTGGACCGGATGCTGTCGGCACTGCGCGACGCGGACGGCGTACCGGACCCTGAGCTGACCCCACAGCCCGGGCTGGCCGAGCTGCGGTGGTTGGTGGCGGACGTGGCGCACGACGGGCTCGCGGTGGAGCTGTCCGTCCAGGGAGAGACCGAGCTGGCGCCGACGGGGCACCAGTTGGCGGCGTACCGGTTGGTGCAGGAGGCGTTGACCAACGTGGTGCGGCATGCAGCGGCAACGGAGGTGATGGTGACGCTGCGGGTGGACGCCGAGGAGTTACGGGTGGAGATCAGCGACAACGGGCACGGTTTCGACCCGGAGGCGGCGCGGGCCGCTGGGCGGCACGGACTGGCCGGGATGCGGGAGCGGGTACGGATCCACCACGGCACGCTGGCGATCGACTCGGTGCCGGGGCGGGGCACGACGATCGCGGCCCTGATCCCGCTGACGGCGAAGGTGGCCCGGTGA
- a CDS encoding glycosyltransferase 87 family protein, with protein sequence MTISPPVRPAGRGSVPARQPVLLLVATAILFLTVCLWLWPPTSLQYDLRVYVVSAQAFLDGQDIYTAHLAYPKDMVLGFTYPPFAAVVFAPVAMLGTAGGRALMTLVNASALLVIGMVTVRALRPRWSRWRVAAIGLAVGAAGVALEPVRSTFDLGQVNLVLTALLLVDLLGHLPPRFRGVLVGVATGIKLTPGIFIVYLLVTRRYREAATAAAATIGTMLAGALVLPDASRQFWGHHLFDPSRPGATHFISNQAWRGVFARINGGIDGIAPYWLLAVAVTLVLGFLAVRRAYEQGYVLESVLLTSLVGVLVSPISWTGHWVWALPITAVLVYRALQARSSALGGLALCWLVATGIGLPWHTPYLGDKEYTHHGLQLLAGNSYTLCAFATIGMALYGTRRRTA encoded by the coding sequence ATGACGATCAGTCCTCCCGTACGTCCGGCCGGCCGCGGCTCGGTCCCGGCCCGGCAGCCAGTCCTCCTGCTCGTTGCCACGGCCATCCTTTTCCTGACGGTCTGCCTGTGGCTCTGGCCACCAACCTCCTTGCAGTACGACCTGCGGGTTTACGTGGTGTCCGCCCAGGCGTTCCTCGACGGCCAGGACATCTACACCGCCCACCTGGCCTACCCGAAGGACATGGTGCTCGGCTTCACCTACCCACCGTTCGCCGCCGTGGTCTTCGCACCGGTCGCGATGCTCGGGACAGCGGGCGGCCGCGCCCTGATGACACTGGTCAACGCCTCGGCCCTACTGGTGATCGGCATGGTCACCGTGCGTGCGCTCAGGCCGCGGTGGTCGCGTTGGAGGGTCGCCGCGATCGGTCTGGCGGTCGGGGCCGCCGGCGTCGCGCTGGAGCCGGTCCGGTCCACCTTCGACCTCGGCCAGGTGAACCTCGTGCTCACGGCGCTGCTCCTGGTCGACCTGCTCGGCCACCTGCCGCCTCGGTTCCGCGGCGTGCTGGTCGGCGTGGCGACCGGGATCAAGCTGACGCCCGGGATCTTCATCGTCTACCTGCTCGTCACCCGGCGCTACCGCGAGGCGGCGACGGCGGCCGCGGCGACGATCGGCACGATGCTGGCCGGTGCGCTCGTGCTCCCGGACGCTTCCCGGCAGTTCTGGGGCCACCACCTCTTCGACCCGAGCCGGCCGGGCGCGACACACTTCATCAGCAACCAGGCGTGGCGCGGGGTGTTCGCCCGGATCAACGGCGGGATCGACGGCATCGCACCGTACTGGCTGCTGGCGGTCGCGGTAACGCTGGTCCTCGGCTTCCTGGCGGTACGACGAGCGTACGAGCAGGGCTACGTGCTGGAGTCCGTGCTCCTCACCTCACTGGTCGGTGTGCTGGTGTCACCGATCTCCTGGACCGGTCACTGGGTCTGGGCTCTCCCGATCACCGCCGTCTTGGTGTACCGCGCGCTGCAGGCCCGCAGTTCTGCGCTGGGCGGGCTGGCGCTCTGCTGGCTGGTTGCGACCGGCATCGGCCTGCCGTGGCACACGCCGTACCTGGGTGACAAGGAGTACACGCACCACGGACTCCAACTCCTGGCCGGCAACTCCTACACACTGTGCGCGTTCGCGACCATCGGAATGGCTCTCTACGGGACGCGCCGCCGCACTGCGTGA
- a CDS encoding GNAT family N-acetyltransferase yields the protein MTLTLESDRLLIRDWEEADAEAAVEIYGSADVAQWLSPAIERIDEVATMKRVLAAWVEAQPNFVLPAGRWAVLRKDTNELVGGLLIRLLPPYEEDLEIGWQLKPSAWGYGYATEASRTLMRWAFTEGGIDELFAVARPHNERALATAGRLGMEWVGETDKYYGLNLQVYRIRAGDFKAEDAKEHPPAPGDD from the coding sequence GTGACGCTGACACTCGAGAGTGACCGGCTGCTGATCCGGGACTGGGAAGAGGCCGACGCCGAAGCCGCGGTGGAGATCTACGGCTCGGCGGACGTGGCGCAGTGGTTGTCGCCGGCGATCGAACGGATCGACGAGGTGGCCACGATGAAGCGGGTACTCGCTGCCTGGGTCGAGGCCCAGCCCAACTTCGTCCTGCCGGCCGGCCGCTGGGCGGTGCTGCGCAAGGACACCAACGAACTCGTCGGCGGGCTGCTGATCCGGCTGCTGCCGCCGTACGAGGAGGACCTGGAGATCGGCTGGCAGCTGAAGCCGTCCGCCTGGGGGTACGGGTACGCGACCGAGGCGAGCCGGACGCTAATGCGCTGGGCGTTCACCGAGGGCGGGATCGACGAGTTGTTCGCGGTGGCCCGTCCGCACAACGAGCGCGCGCTGGCGACCGCCGGCCGGCTCGGGATGGAGTGGGTCGGCGAGACCGACAAGTACTACGGCCTGAACCTGCAGGTGTACCGGATCCGGGCCGGCGACTTCAAGGCCGAGGACGCCAAGGAGCACCCACCGGCGCCCGGCGACGACTGA
- a CDS encoding S8 family peptidase has translation MVVGALLASTAAASPAQAAPPPPSERATVQPKTITLITGDRVRVTPRPGKPEEVVFEPTPTSRSTSAITTYSGGHTYVVPSAARADVLSGRLDRTLFDVTTLIAEGRDDASSKTLPVIVRYAGTPAAATTRARQAQLPGTKSSRVLTSIGARAAAVDKSSTDDFWATLAPGSTARVNAAVQRVSLDRQVRAGLDQSVPQIGGPAAWQRGFTGKGTKIAVLDTGLDPTHPDLAGRIAQSENFSEAADAVDHFGHGTHVASIAAGSGAASGGKYKGVAHEATLLNAKVLDDFGSGYFSGIIAGMEWAAAQGADVANLSLGSADPSDGTDDLSLAVNRLTQDTGTLFVVAAGNCFFPQPATVTSPAAADDALAVGNLQRDGSLNDSSCRGPRKGDGALKPEISAPGTDIVAARAAGTSIGDPVGDSYTTLTGTSMATPHVAGTAALVAQAHPDWKATQLKARLISTADPQQARVDEEGAGRVDADQATEPAVTVDLGELELGTLLWPYPAKDEVSRDLTYRNPTGTPVTLQLAASLDPAQATPKLSATQLVVPANGEAKVTVTADRAAAGTGTFSGRITATAAGADPIVTTIGWFAEAEMYDLTLKGITRAGGPANADITIARLDGAPLDLGPFGLPMRDGVAKVRVPPGRYVASTFFGTPATDTALEQFDLVAGDEVNVTQDSTVTLDARKAEPVDLTAEGTQDLTSRQRSMVYVLRDKDGRQAGGIGLDLTGSARVTRATPTSKVSTGNAEFALGTRLEVPPYRAKVQGGSAFTVLDYYFGPRFTGTKKLALYDAGAGSAEELKGTKGKLALIRRGTSDPRYNGEIVKAAEDAGAAAVLLYNPEIAGDGGVNPYWATGDSGAATIPAMRTSRAAAQLLLDRPKPVTVELTGQATTPYVYDLMQPWTGQVPAVGKVVVPRKQLATVTESFGSHKANVPTSEVRHGSTPGGGSFGSWLVPTFSAPSHRTSYVQAGPAAWSSSLIYNNGDANFGSNTTERSYRPGERASLRFLAPVQNSGLPVARTNEGSIRYVEGGLLFQVSPFQSGVEFADTYRNTAQLTVERDGELLASAEDTGLWVETPTEPATYRATLLAERNHETWLYSTKVRSVWSWKAKGGEDEVMPVVFADLDVPSADQLSRVRTGVPTQLTLGLRHQAESGSTAKFTSAKLELSYDGKKWTELKLAKHADGRYSTTVTHPAAQAGKKPSLRLTAVDADGNKLEQEVTSAYGLIS, from the coding sequence TTGGTCGTCGGCGCGCTCCTCGCGAGCACCGCGGCGGCCTCGCCCGCTCAGGCGGCACCACCACCGCCGTCCGAGCGGGCCACAGTCCAGCCGAAGACGATCACGCTGATCACCGGTGACCGGGTCCGCGTGACCCCGCGGCCGGGCAAGCCCGAAGAGGTCGTCTTCGAACCCACCCCGACGAGCCGATCCACGTCCGCCATCACCACGTACTCGGGCGGCCACACGTACGTCGTACCGTCCGCCGCGCGGGCCGACGTTCTCTCCGGCCGGCTCGACCGCACCCTGTTCGACGTCACCACGCTGATCGCCGAAGGCCGTGACGACGCGAGCTCGAAGACCCTGCCCGTCATCGTCCGGTACGCCGGGACGCCGGCCGCGGCCACCACGCGAGCCCGGCAGGCCCAACTCCCGGGGACCAAGAGCTCGCGGGTCCTGACCAGCATCGGCGCCCGCGCGGCGGCTGTGGACAAGAGCTCGACGGACGACTTCTGGGCCACCCTGGCTCCCGGCAGTACGGCCCGGGTGAACGCGGCCGTCCAGCGCGTGTCCCTCGACCGGCAGGTCCGAGCCGGCCTGGACCAGAGCGTTCCGCAGATCGGTGGGCCGGCCGCCTGGCAGCGTGGCTTCACCGGCAAGGGCACGAAGATCGCCGTCCTCGACACCGGCCTCGACCCCACCCATCCGGACCTGGCCGGCCGGATCGCGCAGTCGGAGAACTTCTCCGAGGCCGCGGACGCCGTCGACCACTTCGGCCACGGGACCCACGTCGCCAGTATCGCCGCCGGCTCCGGTGCGGCGTCGGGCGGCAAGTACAAGGGGGTCGCCCACGAAGCGACGCTGCTGAACGCCAAGGTGCTCGACGACTTCGGCTCCGGCTACTTCTCCGGGATCATCGCCGGCATGGAGTGGGCCGCTGCCCAGGGCGCAGACGTGGCGAACCTGAGCCTCGGCAGCGCGGACCCGAGCGACGGCACCGACGACCTGTCGCTGGCCGTCAACCGGCTCACCCAGGACACCGGCACCCTCTTCGTCGTTGCTGCTGGCAACTGTTTCTTCCCGCAGCCGGCCACCGTCACCTCGCCGGCGGCCGCGGACGACGCCTTGGCCGTCGGAAACCTGCAACGGGACGGCTCGCTCAACGACAGCTCGTGCCGTGGTCCGCGCAAGGGCGACGGCGCCCTGAAGCCGGAGATCTCCGCTCCCGGGACCGACATCGTCGCCGCCCGGGCCGCCGGGACGTCCATCGGTGACCCGGTCGGCGACAGCTACACGACCCTGACCGGTACGTCGATGGCCACGCCGCACGTCGCCGGGACCGCGGCCCTGGTCGCGCAGGCCCACCCGGACTGGAAGGCCACCCAGCTCAAGGCGCGGCTGATCTCCACGGCCGACCCGCAGCAGGCTCGGGTCGACGAAGAAGGCGCCGGCCGTGTCGACGCCGACCAGGCCACCGAGCCGGCCGTCACGGTCGACCTCGGCGAACTGGAACTCGGCACGCTGCTCTGGCCTTACCCGGCCAAGGACGAGGTCAGCCGCGACCTCACCTACCGCAACCCCACCGGTACGCCGGTGACGCTGCAACTGGCGGCATCCCTCGACCCGGCGCAGGCGACCCCGAAGCTGAGTGCCACCCAGCTCGTCGTCCCCGCCAATGGCGAGGCCAAGGTCACCGTCACGGCCGACCGGGCCGCCGCCGGGACCGGGACCTTCTCCGGCCGCATCACCGCGACGGCCGCCGGCGCGGACCCGATCGTCACCACGATCGGCTGGTTCGCCGAAGCCGAGATGTACGACCTCACCCTCAAGGGCATCACCAGGGCCGGCGGGCCGGCGAACGCGGATATCACCATCGCCCGGCTCGACGGTGCGCCGCTGGACCTCGGTCCGTTCGGCCTGCCGATGCGGGACGGTGTGGCCAAGGTCCGCGTTCCTCCGGGCCGCTATGTCGCGTCCACCTTCTTCGGTACGCCTGCGACGGATACCGCGCTCGAGCAGTTCGACCTCGTGGCCGGAGACGAGGTGAACGTGACCCAGGACAGCACGGTCACCCTGGACGCGCGGAAGGCCGAGCCGGTCGACCTCACGGCGGAGGGTACGCAGGACCTGACGTCGCGGCAGCGCTCGATGGTCTACGTGCTGCGGGACAAGGACGGCAGGCAGGCTGGTGGCATCGGACTCGATCTGACCGGGAGCGCTCGCGTCACCCGGGCCACGCCGACCAGCAAGGTGAGCACCGGCAATGCGGAGTTCGCGCTCGGCACGCGGCTGGAGGTCCCGCCGTACCGGGCGAAGGTCCAGGGCGGCAGTGCGTTCACGGTGCTCGACTACTACTTCGGGCCGCGCTTCACCGGGACGAAGAAGCTCGCGCTGTACGACGCGGGCGCGGGTTCGGCCGAGGAGCTGAAGGGGACGAAGGGCAAGCTGGCCCTGATTCGCCGCGGCACCAGCGACCCGCGGTACAACGGTGAGATCGTCAAGGCGGCCGAGGACGCCGGCGCGGCCGCGGTCCTGCTGTACAACCCGGAGATCGCGGGTGACGGCGGGGTCAACCCGTACTGGGCGACCGGCGATTCCGGTGCGGCCACGATCCCGGCGATGCGAACCTCGCGGGCGGCCGCGCAGCTGCTGCTGGACCGGCCGAAGCCGGTCACCGTCGAGCTGACGGGCCAGGCGACCACGCCGTACGTGTACGACCTGATGCAGCCGTGGACGGGTCAGGTGCCCGCTGTCGGCAAGGTCGTGGTGCCCCGGAAGCAGCTTGCGACGGTGACGGAGTCGTTCGGAAGCCACAAGGCGAACGTGCCGACCTCGGAGGTTCGGCACGGCTCCACCCCGGGCGGGGGCAGTTTCGGTAGTTGGCTTGTCCCGACCTTCAGCGCGCCTTCGCACCGGACCAGCTATGTCCAGGCGGGCCCCGCGGCATGGTCGAGTTCGCTGATCTACAACAACGGGGACGCCAACTTCGGGTCGAACACGACCGAGCGCAGCTACCGACCCGGAGAGCGCGCTTCGCTCCGGTTCCTGGCCCCCGTTCAGAACAGCGGCCTTCCCGTGGCCCGTACCAACGAGGGCAGCATCAGATATGTCGAAGGCGGACTGCTGTTCCAGGTGAGTCCGTTCCAGAGCGGCGTGGAGTTCGCGGACACCTACCGCAACACGGCACAGCTGACCGTGGAGCGCGACGGCGAACTGCTCGCGTCCGCGGAGGACACCGGCCTGTGGGTCGAGACGCCGACCGAGCCCGCGACGTACCGGGCGACGCTGCTGGCCGAACGGAACCATGAAACCTGGCTGTACTCGACGAAGGTGCGCTCGGTCTGGTCGTGGAAGGCGAAGGGCGGTGAGGACGAGGTGATGCCGGTGGTGTTCGCCGACCTCGACGTACCGTCCGCCGACCAGCTCAGCCGGGTCCGGACCGGCGTACCGACGCAGCTCACGCTCGGGCTGCGGCACCAGGCGGAATCGGGTTCGACGGCGAAGTTCACCTCCGCCAAGCTCGAGCTGTCGTACGACGGCAAGAAGTGGACGGAGCTCAAGCTGGCCAAGCACGCCGACGGCCGCTACAGCACGACCGTCACGCATCCGGCGGCGCAGGCGGGGAAGAAGCCGTCGCTGCGGCTCACCGCGGTCGATGCTGACGGCAACAAGTTGGAGCAGGAGGTGACCAGCGCCTACGGGCTGATCAGCTGA
- a CDS encoding response regulator transcription factor — translation MIKVMVVDDQDLVRDGISMILDGQPDIEVAAQAVDGADAIRRAAGLLDLRVVLMDVRMPVLDGIEATRRLVQRPDAPRVLILTTFDLDEYVYDALRAGASGFLLKRSSRDELINAVRVIAAGDALLAPPVTRRLLDRFAAGRPAPDECGRLDELTAREREVLRLVAEGNSNAEIAAALHLTEHTVKTHVSRMLTKTGLRDRVQAVILAYDTGLVAPRPFDRRSL, via the coding sequence GTGATCAAGGTGATGGTGGTCGACGACCAGGACCTGGTCCGGGACGGGATCTCGATGATCCTGGACGGGCAGCCGGACATCGAGGTGGCCGCGCAGGCGGTCGACGGCGCCGACGCGATCCGCCGGGCGGCCGGGCTGCTCGACCTGCGGGTCGTGCTGATGGACGTCCGGATGCCCGTGCTGGACGGGATCGAGGCGACCCGCCGGCTGGTCCAGCGGCCGGACGCGCCGCGGGTGCTGATCCTGACGACCTTCGATCTCGACGAGTACGTGTACGACGCACTGCGGGCGGGCGCGAGCGGGTTCCTGCTGAAGAGGTCGTCGCGGGACGAACTGATCAACGCGGTCCGGGTGATCGCCGCCGGTGACGCGCTGCTGGCGCCGCCGGTGACCCGGCGGCTGCTCGACCGGTTCGCCGCCGGCCGGCCGGCCCCCGACGAGTGCGGCCGGCTCGACGAGCTGACCGCGCGCGAACGCGAAGTACTCCGGCTGGTGGCCGAGGGCAACTCGAACGCGGAGATCGCGGCCGCGTTGCACCTGACCGAGCACACGGTCAAGACGCACGTCAGCCGGATGCTGACCAAGACCGGGCTGCGCGACCGCGTGCAGGCGGTCATCCTCGCCTACGACACCGGCCTCGTCGCACCGCGGCCGTTCGACCGTCGCAGCCTGTAG
- the grpE gene encoding nucleotide exchange factor GrpE: MTDRPNEPGSEFGDGEPVVRDKRRIDPETGQVRESSAAPAPGAAPGMPGTPGAQPPKDPSDLIGPSAQEALLTEALAERTADLQRLQAEYVNYKRRVDRDREANRELVIGSVLTELLQTLDDIGRAREAGELEGAFKAVSESLERVTEKLGLVRYGEVGDPFDPRIHEALLHNYSDEVDGPTATVVMQPGYRLGERILRAARVAVSEPTEQLPAPTAEGTDDSDRSAEKSAE, translated from the coding sequence GTGACGGATCGTCCGAACGAGCCTGGCAGCGAGTTCGGCGACGGCGAGCCCGTCGTCCGCGACAAGCGCCGGATCGACCCGGAGACGGGCCAGGTGCGGGAGTCGTCCGCGGCTCCCGCTCCGGGTGCCGCGCCCGGTATGCCCGGGACCCCTGGAGCCCAGCCGCCGAAGGACCCGTCGGACCTGATCGGTCCGTCGGCCCAGGAAGCCCTGCTCACCGAAGCGCTCGCGGAGCGTACGGCGGACCTGCAGCGACTGCAGGCCGAGTACGTGAACTACAAGCGCCGGGTGGACCGGGACCGCGAGGCGAATCGCGAGCTGGTGATCGGTTCGGTGCTGACCGAGCTGCTGCAGACGCTCGACGACATCGGCCGGGCCCGCGAGGCCGGCGAGCTGGAGGGGGCCTTCAAGGCTGTCTCCGAGTCGCTCGAGCGGGTCACCGAGAAGCTGGGCCTGGTGCGGTACGGCGAGGTCGGTGACCCGTTCGACCCGCGGATCCATGAGGCGTTGCTGCACAACTATTCCGACGAGGTGGACGGCCCGACCGCGACGGTGGTGATGCAGCCGGGGTACCGCCTCGGCGAGCGGATCCTGCGGGCGGCCAGGGTGGCGGTCTCGGAACCGACCGAGCAGCTGCCCGCCCCGACGGCAGAGGGCACAGATGACAGCGACCGGTCCGCAGAGAAGTCTGCGGAGTAG
- the dnaJ gene encoding molecular chaperone DnaJ — protein sequence MSTKDWLEKDFYKVLGVAKNAEADEIKKAYRKLARKYHPDSNAGDASAEAKFKEVSEAYDVVGDPKKRKEYDEARRLFGSGGFRMPGGGGSTGGQGGFGFDVGDLFNRAGSGAGGGLGDILGGVFGGGRGTTTTSSTARPRRGADIETEATIEFGEAVNGVTVALRMTSDEPCKTCRGTGAKYGTVPKVCLKCEGTGMQTSVQGGVFAMTEPCTECKGRGLVVDEPCETCHGSGRGQSSKTMQVRIPAGVQDGQRIRLKGKGAAGERGGPAGDLYVTVHVNPHRIFGRQAEHLTLTVPVSFTEAALGAEIKVPTLDGLPVTVRIPAGTANGSKLRVRGKGSVRRDGSKGDLLLTIEVQVPHELSDEQRAKLQEFSTASDQPDLRAGLFGSS from the coding sequence ATGAGCACGAAGGACTGGCTGGAGAAGGACTTCTACAAGGTTCTCGGTGTCGCCAAGAACGCCGAGGCCGACGAGATCAAGAAGGCCTACCGCAAGCTGGCGCGCAAGTACCACCCGGACTCCAACGCCGGGGACGCGTCGGCGGAGGCGAAGTTCAAGGAGGTCTCCGAGGCGTACGACGTCGTCGGCGACCCGAAGAAGCGCAAGGAGTACGACGAGGCGCGCCGGCTGTTCGGCAGCGGTGGCTTCCGGATGCCGGGTGGCGGCGGCTCGACCGGTGGGCAGGGTGGGTTCGGCTTCGACGTCGGCGACCTGTTCAACCGGGCCGGGTCGGGTGCCGGCGGCGGACTCGGCGACATCCTGGGCGGCGTGTTCGGCGGCGGACGGGGGACGACCACCACGTCGTCCACCGCCCGGCCGCGGCGCGGCGCCGACATCGAGACCGAGGCGACGATCGAGTTCGGCGAGGCCGTCAACGGGGTCACGGTGGCCCTGCGGATGACCAGCGACGAGCCGTGCAAGACGTGTCGCGGGACCGGTGCGAAGTACGGCACCGTGCCGAAGGTCTGCCTCAAGTGCGAGGGCACCGGGATGCAGACCTCGGTCCAGGGTGGCGTCTTCGCGATGACCGAGCCGTGCACCGAGTGCAAGGGTCGCGGCCTGGTCGTCGACGAACCGTGCGAGACCTGCCACGGCTCCGGCCGCGGCCAGTCGAGCAAGACCATGCAGGTCCGCATCCCCGCGGGCGTGCAGGACGGTCAGCGGATCCGGCTGAAGGGCAAGGGCGCGGCCGGCGAACGGGGTGGCCCAGCGGGCGACCTCTACGTCACCGTGCATGTCAACCCGCACCGGATCTTCGGCCGGCAGGCGGAGCACCTGACGTTGACCGTCCCGGTCAGCTTCACCGAGGCCGCGCTCGGCGCGGAGATCAAGGTGCCCACCCTCGACGGTCTTCCGGTCACCGTCCGGATCCCGGCCGGCACCGCGAACGGCAGCAAGCTGCGCGTCCGCGGCAAGGGTTCGGTCCGGCGGGACGGCAGCAAGGGCGACCTGCTGCTGACCATCGAGGTGCAGGTCCCGCACGAGCTGAGCGACGAGCAGCGCGCCAAGCTGCAGGAGTTCAGCACCGCGTCGGACCAGCCTGATCTGCGGGCCGGGTTGTTCGGGAGTTCCTGA
- a CDS encoding heat shock protein transcriptional repressor HspR: MGIPFSQVPTWDDRTPIYVISVAAQLAGMHPQTLRQYDRLGLVVPSRASGRGRRYSAYDVARLRYVQHLSQVEGVNLAGIRHILDLQSEVEDLRKRVNQLLAEVQRGVGVSRRSSASRVFSAGPAGDVIAMGRQQTSTRWIRTQPLELGSR; encoded by the coding sequence ATGGGCATCCCGTTCAGCCAGGTGCCGACCTGGGACGACCGCACCCCGATCTACGTGATCTCGGTGGCGGCCCAACTGGCCGGCATGCACCCGCAGACGCTGCGCCAGTACGACCGGCTCGGTTTGGTGGTGCCGAGCCGGGCCAGCGGCCGCGGCCGGCGCTACTCGGCGTACGACGTGGCCCGGCTCAGGTACGTCCAGCACCTGTCCCAGGTGGAGGGCGTGAACCTGGCCGGGATCCGGCACATCCTGGACCTGCAGTCGGAGGTGGAGGACCTGCGCAAGCGGGTCAACCAGCTGCTCGCCGAGGTCCAGCGGGGTGTCGGGGTGTCCCGGCGGAGTTCGGCCAGCCGGGTCTTCTCGGCCGGTCCCGCCGGGGACGTGATCGCGATGGGCCGGCAGCAGACCAGTACGCGCTGGATCCGCACCCAGCCGCTCGAGCTGGGCTCGCGCTGA